The following proteins are encoded in a genomic region of Acidobacteriota bacterium:
- a CDS encoding EamA family transporter: MKILVWLILALIWGTTWIFIKIGLDDLPPIAFAAARFLLGVVILFFVIRIQKIPLPNSAKEWRLIALTGVLQFSVNYSMVFWSEQYITSGLAAVLQAMITVFGLILAWFFLPNERITKLKIIAVTLGIIGVGVIFYDQLQVQSLMAFLGCVGVVIGSYAAAQASILVKSKGGAIHPAALVFCQMLCGLPAIIIYSLIAEGNPLTFNWTWKAVGCILYLTIAGTIAAFWLYYWLLGRIESTKAMMISLVTPLLAVVIGWLVLGEKLPPQTGIGGLLIIASIGLIVFRRKPSASVATNDTNVTNELK, translated from the coding sequence ATGAAGATACTCGTCTGGCTCATTCTGGCCCTTATCTGGGGCACAACATGGATCTTTATCAAGATCGGCCTCGACGATCTGCCGCCAATTGCGTTCGCGGCAGCACGGTTTTTACTCGGCGTTGTAATACTCTTTTTTGTAATAAGGATCCAGAAGATCCCGCTGCCAAATTCTGCGAAAGAGTGGCGTCTGATCGCACTGACGGGTGTGCTGCAATTTTCGGTGAATTACAGCATGGTCTTTTGGAGCGAGCAATATATTACGTCGGGCCTTGCTGCGGTCTTGCAGGCAATGATCACGGTATTTGGGCTTATCCTGGCATGGTTTTTCCTCCCTAACGAGCGGATCACTAAACTTAAGATCATTGCCGTAACACTCGGAATTATTGGCGTCGGTGTAATATTTTACGACCAACTGCAAGTGCAGAGCCTGATGGCATTTCTCGGATGCGTCGGTGTCGTTATTGGCTCGTATGCCGCCGCTCAGGCGTCGATACTCGTAAAATCCAAAGGCGGAGCGATACACCCGGCGGCTCTTGTATTTTGCCAAATGCTCTGCGGTCTGCCGGCGATAATTATTTACAGCCTGATCGCCGAAGGTAATCCGCTTACGTTCAATTGGACTTGGAAAGCCGTCGGCTGCATTCTTTACCTGACGATCGCAGGCACGATCGCTGCGTTTTGGCTGTATTACTGGCTGCTCGGTAGGATAGAATCTACCAAAGCGATGATGATATCGCTCGTCACGCCGCTGCTCGCCGTCGTCATCGGTTGGCTCGTATTAGGCGAAAAACTCCCGCCCCAAACCGGCATTGGCGGCCTCCTAATAATCGCCAGCATCGGCCTGATCGTTTTCAGACGAAAACCATCCGCAAGTGTAGCCACGAATGACACGAATGTCACAAATGAATTGAAATAA